From the genome of Fusobacterium perfoetens:
AGTTTGGGAGAGCGACGCACTTGCACTGCGTAGGTCAGCGGTTCGATCCCGCTTATCTCCACCATGCCTAGATAGCTCAGTTGGCTAGAGCATACGGTTCATACCCGTACGGTCGATAGTTCGAATCTATTTCTAGGCACCATTTAAAAACAATACCACTCATATGAGTGGTTTTTTTATTTATGGAGATTTTATGATTATAAGAAAATATAAAAAATCAGATAGTGAAAAACTTTTTAAATTATTTTACGATACAATCTATTTTATAAATTCTGAAGATTACACAGAAAAACAGCTTAAAGTTTGGGCAAAAGAAAGTAGAGACCTTTCTCTTTGGGAAAAATACCTTTCAGAAAATTATACTCTTGTTGCTGAAGAAAAAAATACAATTATTGGCTTCGGAAATATAAATAAAGAGGGATATCTTGATATGCTCTATGTCCACAAAGATTTTCAAAGAAAAAATATTGCCTCACAGCTTTGTGATAAACTTGAAAATATTTTTCCCGTTTTAAAAGTTACAGTTCATGCCTCAATAACTG
Proteins encoded in this window:
- a CDS encoding GNAT family N-acetyltransferase gives rise to the protein MIIRKYKKSDSEKLFKLFYDTIYFINSEDYTEKQLKVWAKESRDLSLWEKYLSENYTLVAEEKNTIIGFGNINKEGYLDMLYVHKDFQRKNIASQLCDKLENIFPVLKVTVHASITAKPFFEKRGYKVICEQFVEREKIFLKNYIMKKDL